The following proteins are encoded in a genomic region of Phycisphaera sp.:
- a CDS encoding aminotransferase class I/II-fold pyridoxal phosphate-dependent enzyme, with amino-acid sequence MTQAESVDTRPQRQRGRQYSAFQLRMDTWNELQVRTNWLRELTRSGQDASEPRAQVAESLDVLASLEPYWAFPGPARMDELTRLCAAGATGELADRVSSISRLLIGDAYRERGGAVFDEPGRDPRKNGQEIDPRSQVRGRPYFEVLFVDGADAYDHDSLREGLAECRREGDEFVYDVLTVPSAQDAVIAALFNPTIQAVFLRYNFAFNTENSHPALRRYLNALSAENMPNSYGLDRSLHLAKVLKKLRPELDLYLVTDTPLDSVAGNVGNAFRRTFYRLEQYMEQHLSILRGVRERYETPFFDALRKYAAKPTGVFHALPIARGKSMTTSHWARDFHEFYGDNLFMAETSATSGGLDSLLQPRGPIRKAQEAAARAFGARQTFFVTNGTSTANKIVQQALIRPGDIVLVDRDCHKSHHYAFVLAGAHPVYLDSYPLQKYTMYGAVQLEEIEKQLLALKDAGKLDRVRMLVLTNCTFDGLTYDPVRIMKRILAIKPDMIFLWDEAWFAYARFSPTLRRRTAMDAASTLRKLYRSSEYRIAYANRAEGDEPMADPTEVRVRVYATQSTHKTLTSLRQGSMIHVYDEDFEQQASTAFNEAFMTHTSTSPNYQIIASLDAGRRQVELEGFELVEKTIDLAMTLRKRVNEHPDISRFFRVLRPADMIPSGHRPSGLEFYYHPEQGWGKMDAAWREDEFTLDPTRVTLEVGTTGIDGDTIRHLLMDRYDIQINKTSRNTALFMPNIGTTRGDVAYLIETLADISRRVEDNLSTESAAGLNLHTQKVDSLLEGPPLPNFSHFHQAFRDGDASTPEGDLRRAFFLAYDQDNTEWVKLGGDLLKQIKDGREFVSAAFVTPYPPGFPILVPGQVFSAEIIAYLLALDVKEIHGYHSTYGLRVFEEHALRT; translated from the coding sequence ATGACGCAGGCCGAGTCGGTCGACACCCGCCCCCAGCGCCAGCGGGGGCGCCAGTACAGCGCCTTCCAATTGCGCATGGACACCTGGAACGAGCTGCAGGTGCGCACCAACTGGCTGCGCGAGTTGACACGGTCGGGCCAGGACGCCAGCGAGCCCCGTGCGCAGGTGGCCGAGAGCCTCGACGTGCTGGCCAGCCTGGAGCCCTACTGGGCGTTCCCCGGGCCGGCCCGGATGGACGAACTCACCCGCCTGTGCGCCGCGGGCGCGACGGGCGAGTTGGCCGATCGGGTCTCGAGCATCAGCCGCCTGCTCATCGGCGACGCGTACCGCGAACGCGGCGGCGCGGTGTTCGACGAGCCCGGACGCGACCCGCGCAAGAACGGGCAGGAGATCGATCCGAGATCGCAAGTCCGCGGTCGACCGTACTTCGAGGTGCTGTTCGTCGATGGGGCCGACGCGTACGACCACGATTCGTTGCGTGAGGGCCTGGCCGAGTGCCGGCGCGAGGGCGACGAGTTCGTCTACGACGTGCTTACGGTGCCCAGCGCGCAGGACGCGGTGATCGCGGCGTTGTTCAACCCGACCATCCAGGCCGTGTTCCTGCGATACAACTTCGCCTTCAACACCGAGAACAGCCACCCCGCCCTGCGGCGGTACCTCAACGCGCTCTCGGCCGAGAACATGCCCAACAGCTACGGGCTCGATCGGAGCCTGCACCTGGCCAAGGTGCTCAAGAAGCTGCGGCCCGAGCTTGATCTGTATCTCGTCACCGACACACCGCTCGACTCGGTGGCCGGCAACGTGGGCAACGCCTTCCGCCGCACGTTCTACCGGCTCGAGCAGTACATGGAGCAGCACCTGAGCATCCTGCGGGGTGTTCGCGAGCGGTACGAGACGCCGTTCTTCGACGCGCTGCGCAAGTATGCGGCCAAGCCCACGGGCGTGTTCCACGCGCTGCCGATCGCGCGCGGCAAGAGCATGACCACCAGCCACTGGGCTCGTGACTTCCACGAGTTCTACGGCGACAACTTGTTTATGGCCGAGACCAGCGCGACCAGCGGCGGGCTCGACTCGCTGCTGCAGCCGCGCGGGCCCATCCGCAAGGCCCAGGAAGCGGCGGCCCGTGCCTTCGGCGCTCGCCAGACGTTCTTCGTCACCAACGGCACCTCGACGGCCAACAAGATCGTGCAGCAGGCGCTCATCCGTCCGGGCGACATCGTGCTGGTCGATCGGGACTGCCACAAGAGCCACCACTACGCCTTCGTGCTGGCCGGGGCCCACCCGGTGTACCTCGACTCGTACCCGCTCCAGAAGTACACGATGTACGGCGCGGTGCAACTCGAAGAGATCGAGAAGCAACTGCTCGCGCTCAAGGACGCGGGCAAGCTCGACCGCGTGCGCATGCTGGTGCTGACCAACTGCACGTTCGACGGCCTGACGTACGACCCGGTGCGCATCATGAAGCGCATCCTGGCGATCAAGCCCGACATGATCTTTCTGTGGGACGAGGCGTGGTTCGCCTACGCCCGCTTCAGCCCCACGCTGCGCCGCCGGACGGCGATGGACGCGGCCAGCACGCTCCGCAAGCTGTACCGCAGCTCCGAGTATCGCATCGCCTACGCGAATCGCGCCGAGGGCGACGAGCCGATGGCCGACCCCACCGAGGTCCGGGTGCGTGTGTACGCCACCCAGTCAACGCACAAGACGCTCACGAGCCTGCGGCAGGGCTCGATGATCCACGTATACGACGAGGACTTCGAGCAGCAGGCCAGCACTGCGTTCAACGAGGCGTTCATGACGCACACCTCGACCTCGCCCAATTACCAGATCATCGCCTCGCTCGACGCCGGGCGGCGGCAGGTCGAGCTTGAGGGCTTCGAGCTGGTCGAGAAGACCATCGACCTGGCCATGACGCTGCGCAAGCGCGTGAACGAGCACCCCGACATCTCGCGGTTCTTCCGCGTGCTGCGGCCGGCCGACATGATCCCCAGTGGGCACCGGCCCAGCGGGCTTGAGTTCTACTACCACCCCGAGCAGGGCTGGGGCAAGATGGACGCCGCATGGCGCGAGGACGAGTTCACGCTCGACCCCACCCGCGTGACGCTCGAGGTGGGCACCACGGGTATCGACGGCGACACCATCCGCCACCTGCTGATGGACCGCTACGACATCCAGATCAACAAGACCTCGCGCAATACCGCGTTGTTCATGCCCAACATCGGCACCACGCGGGGCGACGTGGCATACCTCATCGAGACGCTGGCCGACATCTCACGCCGCGTCGAGGACAACCTCAGCACCGAGAGCGCCGCGGGGCTGAACCTGCACACACAAAAGGTCGACTCGCTGCTCGAGGGCCCACCGCTACCCAACTTCAGCCATTTCCACCAGGCTTTCCGCGACGGCGACGCCTCGACGCCCGAGGGCGACCTGCGGCGGGCGTTCTTCCTGGCGTACGACCAGGACAACACCGAATGGGTAAAACTCGGCGGCGACCTGCTCAAGCAGATCAAGGACGGCCGCGAGTTTGTGTCGGCGGCGTTCGTGACGCCGTACCCGCCGGGGTTCCCGATCCTGGTGCCCGGGCAGGTGTTCAGCGCCGAGATCATCGCGTACCTGCTGGCGCTGGACGTCAAGGAGATCCACGGCTATCACTCCACGTACGGCCTTCGCGTCTTCGAGGAGCACGCGCTTCGGACCTAA
- the ccoS gene encoding cbb3-type cytochrome oxidase assembly protein CcoS, translating into MLPIALALAGAAVCGFVWMVRSGQCDDLDTPATRVLIDED; encoded by the coding sequence GTGCTGCCGATTGCACTCGCGCTCGCCGGGGCAGCGGTATGTGGTTTCGTTTGGATGGTCCGTTCGGGCCAGTGCGACGACCTCGACACGCCCGCAACCCGGGTTCTGATTGATGAAGATTGA
- the murQ gene encoding N-acetylmuramic acid 6-phosphate etherase, with protein sequence MKSPPDRSGVPTEGVHPRSVGLDALPTAELLALMSAEDERAARAVSAETERIAALVEDVVPRFRAGGRLIYVGAGTSGRLGVLDASECPPTFLVDPSRVIGIIAGGDAALRRSSESLEDDPQGAGAELERLGVGRLDTVIGLTAGGTTPYPLGAIDIAHSRGALTALVTCGSLPESLDADHVIRLETGPEVLAGSTRLKAGTATKLVLNMISTALMVRLGKVHDGLMVDVSATNDKLHDRAARIVVRLVGGSREDALALLDEAGGRVKTAVVMRSLLVSRGEAEALLEVSDGALRGALERGASC encoded by the coding sequence GTGAAGTCGCCGCCGGACCGTTCGGGCGTGCCTACCGAGGGCGTCCACCCGCGCAGCGTGGGTCTGGATGCGCTGCCGACCGCGGAATTGCTGGCGCTGATGTCGGCAGAGGACGAGCGGGCTGCACGCGCGGTGAGCGCCGAGACAGAGCGCATCGCGGCGCTGGTGGAGGATGTCGTACCGAGGTTCCGAGCGGGCGGTCGCCTCATCTATGTCGGCGCCGGGACGTCGGGGCGCCTGGGCGTGCTCGATGCCTCGGAGTGCCCGCCCACGTTCCTCGTGGACCCATCGCGCGTCATCGGGATCATCGCTGGTGGCGATGCCGCATTACGCCGGTCGAGCGAGTCGCTCGAGGACGATCCGCAGGGCGCCGGCGCGGAGCTGGAGCGGCTCGGTGTGGGCCGGCTCGACACGGTCATCGGGCTGACCGCGGGCGGGACTACGCCCTACCCGCTAGGAGCGATTGACATAGCACACTCGCGCGGTGCGCTGACGGCGCTGGTGACGTGCGGCAGCCTGCCCGAGAGCCTCGATGCGGACCACGTGATCCGCCTCGAGACGGGGCCCGAAGTGCTGGCGGGGTCGACGCGCCTGAAGGCGGGGACCGCAACGAAGCTCGTGCTCAACATGATCTCGACCGCCCTGATGGTGCGCCTGGGCAAGGTGCACGACGGGCTGATGGTCGACGTGAGCGCTACGAATGACAAGCTGCACGACCGGGCGGCGCGGATCGTGGTACGCTTGGTCGGCGGGTCGCGCGAGGACGCCCTCGCGCTGCTCGACGAGGCGGGCGGTCGCGTGAAGACCGCGGTGGTCATGCGCTCGCTGCTTGTATCACGAGGCGAGGCGGAGGCGCTGCTCGAGGTATCGGATGGGGCGCTGCGTGGCGCGTTGGAACGGGGGGCGTCGTGCTAA
- a CDS encoding PQQ-dependent sugar dehydrogenase, which produces MAQAPDPLPSSTVLELSTFATISTIDRSGAIDLDAPRDGSGRVFVSTNEGKVFIFSAAGDPLGVFLDLAAPGVLPDFRQIFRLSTNGLSYSAFHPDYAVPGTAGEGKFYTTSMSVRPGSRAPDYSGAALPSRPGDSRAQYAITEWTVDASDPNRIDTTSRREVIRFEFSGRVVDSHSVGQLMFDPYAEPGDANYGLLHIPLGDMNNGSGNPGWQHVQDRDNPFGKILRIDPLQNGTDRYSVPASNFYADGGPLLDDDGNTEEIFAWGMRNPQNMCFARDALGNGRLLVFDIGDEKFEEINIVDNGDNHGWTRYDGPDDGNLGTVLRLPSGSTLEFPAAVYDHEIPNTPGATPTAENTAIVGGFPVIDPSDPGFGEQVLFSDLARGAFFHADLGELFAADAGDTQADVFVMNVSVDGSTPGGINDILGLDRVDPRFGSDESGRVFVVSRQVDTVWVADLVIDEAELCVANCDGDGSLTLFDFLCFQNAFDAGDPRADCDGDGSLTLFDFLCFQNAFDAGCG; this is translated from the coding sequence ATGGCCCAGGCACCCGATCCGCTGCCGTCGTCGACGGTGCTCGAATTGTCGACCTTCGCAACGATCTCGACGATCGATCGTTCGGGGGCCATCGACCTGGACGCGCCCCGCGACGGCTCGGGCCGCGTGTTCGTGAGCACGAACGAGGGCAAGGTGTTCATCTTCTCGGCGGCGGGCGATCCGCTGGGCGTGTTCCTCGATCTGGCCGCACCGGGCGTGCTCCCCGACTTCCGGCAGATCTTCCGACTGTCGACCAATGGGCTTTCCTACAGCGCATTTCACCCCGACTACGCCGTGCCGGGCACAGCGGGAGAGGGCAAGTTCTATACCACTTCGATGAGCGTGAGGCCAGGCTCGCGCGCGCCCGATTACAGTGGCGCGGCGCTCCCCAGCCGGCCGGGCGACAGCCGGGCGCAGTACGCCATCACCGAATGGACGGTCGACGCGAGCGACCCGAACCGCATCGACACCACGTCGCGGCGTGAGGTCATCCGCTTCGAGTTCAGCGGCCGAGTGGTCGACTCGCACAGCGTCGGCCAGCTCATGTTCGATCCGTACGCCGAGCCTGGCGACGCGAACTATGGGCTGCTGCACATCCCGTTGGGTGACATGAACAACGGCTCTGGCAATCCCGGCTGGCAGCACGTGCAAGACCGCGACAACCCCTTCGGCAAGATCTTGCGCATCGATCCGCTGCAGAACGGTACGGATCGGTATTCGGTACCCGCGAGCAATTTCTACGCCGATGGTGGGCCGTTGCTCGACGATGACGGCAACACCGAGGAGATCTTCGCCTGGGGCATGCGAAACCCGCAGAACATGTGCTTCGCGCGCGACGCGTTGGGGAACGGGCGGCTGCTTGTTTTCGACATCGGCGACGAGAAGTTCGAAGAGATCAATATCGTCGACAACGGCGACAACCACGGCTGGACGCGATACGACGGGCCCGACGATGGCAATCTGGGCACGGTACTCCGCCTGCCCTCGGGCTCGACGCTCGAGTTCCCCGCCGCGGTGTACGACCACGAGATCCCAAACACGCCCGGTGCGACGCCGACGGCCGAGAACACCGCCATCGTCGGCGGGTTCCCGGTGATCGATCCGAGCGATCCGGGGTTTGGCGAGCAGGTGCTGTTCAGCGACCTCGCGCGCGGGGCCTTCTTCCACGCCGACCTGGGCGAGTTGTTCGCGGCCGACGCGGGCGATACGCAGGCCGATGTGTTCGTGATGAACGTGAGCGTGGACGGCAGCACGCCTGGTGGGATCAACGACATTTTGGGCCTCGATCGCGTGGACCCTCGCTTCGGTTCAGATGAATCGGGCCGAGTGTTCGTGGTCAGCCGTCAGGTCGACACGGTGTGGGTGGCCGACCTGGTGATCGACGAAGCCGAGCTTTGCGTGGCCAACTGCGACGGCGATGGTTCGCTCACACTCTTCGACTTCCTGTGCTTCCAAAACGCCTTCGACGCGGGCGACCCGAGGGCCGACTGCGATGGTGATGGGTCGCTCACGCTCTTCGACTTTCTGTGCTTCCAGAACGCGTTCGATGCGGGGTGCGGTTGA
- a CDS encoding anhydro-N-acetylmuramic acid kinase, with amino-acid sequence MVRYAIGCMTGTSLDGLDAVLVEAEGTGLDLRVRAVGHEGAGLGDLADGLRAAASGTPMSAGEFSRLALELGELHARVVGDMVDTAGIVPAVCVLPGQTVVHAPPVSMQLINPWPAAQRLGCPVLHDLRGADLAAGGQGAPITPIADWVLFRSEEEDRAIVNLGGFCNVTTLPAGSGPEDVRGFDVCTCNQVLDACARRALGEAYDEDGRAALAGTPDDDAAGSLLDILRAQSLGTRSLGTGDECGAWVDRYASLDGNNLMASAARAVGTVIGERVRGSGAAVLAGGGVRNPALVHSIEDIAGPSRTTEAFGVGAQDREATCVAVLGLLALDGVMYTQGPITGRKDRLMTEGAWIGVRP; translated from the coding sequence ATGGTGCGCTACGCGATAGGCTGCATGACCGGGACGAGCCTCGACGGGCTGGACGCCGTCCTCGTGGAGGCGGAGGGAACGGGCTTGGACCTGCGCGTGCGCGCGGTCGGGCACGAGGGGGCGGGGCTCGGTGATCTCGCAGACGGGCTCCGCGCGGCAGCAAGCGGCACGCCGATGAGCGCCGGGGAGTTCTCGCGCCTCGCGCTGGAACTCGGGGAACTGCACGCCCGGGTGGTCGGGGACATGGTCGATACCGCCGGCATCGTGCCTGCGGTGTGCGTGCTTCCGGGCCAGACGGTCGTTCACGCCCCCCCCGTCTCGATGCAGCTCATCAACCCATGGCCCGCCGCGCAGCGGCTGGGCTGCCCGGTGCTCCACGACCTGCGCGGTGCCGACCTCGCGGCGGGCGGTCAGGGCGCCCCGATCACCCCGATCGCGGACTGGGTGCTGTTCCGGTCCGAAGAGGAGGACCGCGCGATCGTGAACCTCGGCGGGTTCTGCAATGTCACGACGCTGCCGGCCGGCTCTGGGCCCGAGGACGTGCGAGGGTTCGACGTGTGCACCTGCAACCAGGTCCTCGACGCCTGCGCCAGACGGGCGCTGGGCGAGGCGTACGACGAGGACGGGCGAGCGGCCCTGGCCGGCACGCCCGACGACGACGCGGCGGGCTCGCTCCTCGACATCCTCCGTGCGCAGTCATTAGGAACTCGCTCGCTCGGCACGGGTGACGAGTGCGGGGCGTGGGTGGACCGGTACGCCTCGCTCGATGGGAATAACCTGATGGCCAGTGCCGCCCGTGCGGTTGGCACCGTGATCGGAGAGCGGGTGCGGGGCTCGGGCGCAGCGGTGCTTGCGGGTGGTGGTGTTCGGAACCCGGCGCTCGTGCACTCGATCGAGGATATCGCGGGCCCCAGCCGGACCACTGAAGCGTTCGGTGTCGGTGCGCAGGACCGCGAGGCGACGTGTGTCGCGGTGCTTGGCCTGCTCGCGCTCGATGGCGTCATGTACACGCAAGGGCCTATCACAGGGCGGAAGGATCGACTGATGACCGAAGGGGCGTGGATTGGGGTGCGCCCGTGA
- a CDS encoding C45 family autoproteolytic acyltransferase/hydrolase: MSPGATTSPTMLFRVMRDGFELDEAFAAYWPAYQKWIAKSKGRMSAKAAREALAQHVPELLPTYAALLARFGDKADIARFLALYKPPPLVRGCTQAVWLGEGGPALVRNYDHAPHLSDGIVLHANWDDVSTVCMTDCIWGALDGVNEHGLCVALAFGGRNVSGDGFAAPLLVRYALQTCTTASEAARAIARVPCSMTYTFVCLDKNGDHATVYAAPDRSSRIDHATASTNHQGKVEWPQYAISCKTVERLNRARDLLGDEGQTLGTLTQRFLEPPLYRASYAKGSGTLYTSVYVPANGSLALHWRGAALRQTIGRFEPAAIEVRLG; encoded by the coding sequence GTGAGCCCGGGCGCCACGACCAGCCCGACCATGCTCTTCCGCGTCATGCGTGACGGATTCGAGCTAGATGAAGCGTTCGCGGCTTATTGGCCCGCGTACCAGAAGTGGATCGCAAAGAGCAAGGGCCGCATGAGCGCCAAGGCGGCGCGAGAAGCACTGGCTCAGCACGTGCCAGAATTGCTGCCGACGTACGCGGCGCTGCTCGCGCGCTTTGGCGACAAGGCCGATATCGCCCGCTTCCTCGCGCTGTACAAGCCACCGCCGCTGGTGCGCGGCTGCACACAAGCCGTGTGGCTGGGCGAGGGCGGGCCCGCCCTGGTGCGCAACTACGACCACGCGCCGCACCTGTCCGATGGCATCGTGCTGCACGCCAACTGGGATGACGTCTCAACGGTGTGCATGACCGATTGCATCTGGGGCGCGCTCGACGGCGTGAACGAGCACGGCCTGTGCGTCGCGCTGGCCTTCGGCGGGCGCAATGTGTCGGGCGATGGGTTCGCCGCTCCGCTGCTGGTGCGGTATGCGCTCCAGACCTGCACCACCGCGAGCGAGGCGGCCAGGGCCATCGCCCGCGTGCCATGCTCGATGACCTACACGTTCGTGTGCCTGGATAAGAACGGCGACCACGCGACGGTGTACGCCGCGCCGGACCGCTCCAGCCGCATCGACCACGCAACGGCGAGCACCAACCACCAGGGCAAGGTCGAGTGGCCGCAGTACGCCATCTCGTGCAAGACGGTTGAGCGGCTGAACCGGGCCCGCGACCTGCTCGGCGACGAGGGCCAGACGCTCGGCACACTCACCCAGAGGTTCCTGGAGCCCCCGCTCTATCGCGCAAGCTACGCCAAGGGCTCGGGCACGCTGTATACAAGCGTGTATGTGCCCGCAAACGGCTCGTTGGCACTACACTGGCGGGGTGCAGCGCTGCGCCAGACGATCGGGCGATTCGAGCCGGCGGCGATCGAGGTACGGCTGGGCTGA
- a CDS encoding biotin carboxylase has protein sequence MTTVTTKPTNLTKAKSLTSDVGKRKRKGTLYGISEIRRFFHRNTEPIYFISATNFNLLGIDEWVRNFTYINYIDCFDGQHPNVFVPPERPHEPFESIEDINNYLLRHPAVKELIKSRGKGLKTNGKAVFLMFDETTEKLCKELGLEVCFPPASLRSVVDDKMETTRIGNKARVYSVPNKLVSVKDYEDLRKKTKNLGDDVVIQTAYGDSGHTTFFVKNEGDFAKHEADITSAPEVKVMKRIRCRGSALEACVTRHGTIVGPLMTELVGFKELTPYRGGWCGNEVFDDAFDKRIRRNARRAAMAFGDQLREMGYLGYFEIDYLTDLDTGKVYLGECNPRITGASSMTNLAAFAHADAPLFLFHLLEWMGVKYELDVDELNERWADPQNIDSWSQLVIKHTDDTVDRITHAPPSGIYELDGKGGMHYVRMQTHRRTVQFENRAFFLRIAAPGDYRYEGADLGILVSPGRFMDDDFQLTPRAKQWIKGIRRFYAGESDGAGQPELTGFKLL, from the coding sequence ATGACCACCGTCACCACCAAGCCAACCAACCTCACGAAAGCCAAATCGCTCACCAGCGACGTCGGCAAGCGTAAACGCAAGGGCACGCTGTACGGCATCTCGGAGATCCGACGGTTCTTCCACCGCAACACCGAGCCCATCTACTTCATCAGCGCGACGAACTTCAACCTGCTGGGCATCGACGAGTGGGTCCGCAACTTCACGTACATCAATTACATCGACTGCTTCGACGGGCAGCACCCCAACGTGTTCGTGCCGCCCGAGCGGCCGCACGAGCCGTTCGAGAGCATCGAGGACATCAACAACTACCTGCTGCGCCACCCGGCCGTCAAGGAACTCATCAAGAGCCGTGGCAAGGGCCTGAAGACCAACGGCAAGGCCGTGTTCCTGATGTTCGACGAGACCACCGAGAAGCTCTGCAAGGAGCTGGGCCTTGAGGTCTGCTTCCCGCCCGCGTCGCTGCGCAGCGTGGTCGATGACAAGATGGAGACCACCCGCATCGGCAACAAGGCCCGCGTGTACAGCGTGCCCAATAAGCTGGTGAGCGTGAAGGACTACGAGGACCTGCGCAAGAAGACCAAGAATCTCGGCGACGACGTGGTGATCCAGACCGCCTACGGCGACTCGGGGCACACGACCTTCTTCGTGAAGAATGAAGGCGACTTCGCCAAGCACGAGGCCGACATCACCAGCGCCCCCGAGGTCAAGGTGATGAAGCGTATCCGCTGCCGCGGCAGCGCGCTCGAAGCGTGCGTCACCCGGCACGGCACGATCGTGGGCCCGCTGATGACCGAGTTGGTGGGCTTCAAGGAGCTGACGCCCTATCGCGGCGGGTGGTGCGGCAACGAGGTGTTCGACGATGCGTTCGATAAGCGCATCCGCAGGAACGCCCGCCGGGCCGCGATGGCCTTCGGCGACCAGCTCCGCGAGATGGGCTACCTGGGCTACTTCGAGATCGACTACCTGACCGACCTGGACACCGGAAAGGTGTACCTGGGCGAGTGCAACCCGCGCATCACCGGCGCGAGCAGCATGACCAACCTAGCCGCCTTCGCCCACGCCGACGCGCCGCTGTTCCTGTTCCACCTGCTCGAGTGGATGGGCGTGAAGTACGAGCTCGACGTCGACGAGTTGAACGAGCGTTGGGCCGACCCGCAGAATATCGATAGCTGGTCGCAACTGGTCATCAAGCACACCGACGACACGGTCGACCGCATCACCCACGCGCCGCCGAGCGGCATCTATGAATTAGACGGCAAGGGAGGCATGCACTACGTGCGCATGCAGACGCACCGCCGCACGGTGCAGTTCGAGAACCGGGCGTTCTTCCTGCGCATCGCGGCCCCGGGTGACTACCGGTACGAGGGCGCCGACCTGGGCATCCTGGTCAGCCCGGGCCGGTTCATGGATGACGACTTCCAGCTGACGCCGCGGGCGAAGCAGTGGATCAAGGGCATCCGCAGGTTCTACGCGGGCGAGAGCGACGGGGCGGGCCAGCCCGAATTGACCGGCTTCAAGCTGCTGTGA
- a CDS encoding transcriptional repressor, producing MAELSPNTNSTPALRITEPLCAVFRRQLKAEGQKYTPERAQVLDAIIQLDRIFEAEQVIDELRERQHRVSKATVYRTIHLLQEAGIIQRVLTEGDQAQYQLAYGESPSDTLVRLDTREVVTIDVPELAAIRDRICKELGLLPQGHKLQIFAVAPEAED from the coding sequence ATGGCCGAACTGTCTCCCAACACCAACTCGACCCCCGCCCTGCGCATCACCGAGCCCCTGTGCGCCGTGTTCCGGCGTCAGCTCAAGGCCGAGGGGCAGAAGTACACGCCCGAGCGGGCCCAGGTGCTCGACGCGATCATCCAGCTCGACCGCATCTTCGAGGCCGAGCAGGTGATCGACGAGCTGCGCGAGCGGCAGCATCGCGTGAGCAAGGCGACGGTGTACCGCACCATCCACCTGCTGCAAGAGGCGGGCATCATCCAGCGCGTGCTGACCGAGGGCGACCAGGCCCAGTACCAGCTCGCCTATGGCGAGAGCCCAAGCGACACGCTCGTGCGCCTCGACACGCGCGAGGTCGTCACCATCGACGTGCCCGAACTCGCGGCCATCCGCGATCGCATCTGCAAGGAATTGGGGTTGTTGCCCCAGGGGCATAAGTTGCAGATCTTCGCCGTAGCGCCCGAAGCGGAGGACTGA
- a CDS encoding carbon-nitrogen hydrolase family protein — MRPYAIAGLQLNVSGRRSNLDHISDRIEMVMHLYPWVQMVIVSELATFGGWTGHATPLPGDVEQHYQKLAARHGIWLLPGSLYEKTDTGIYNTTPVINPAGEVIARYRKMFPFMPYETGVEWGTEFCVFDVPEVGRFGVSICYDMWFPETTRTLAAMGAEVILHPTLTPTMDRDVELSIVRATAAMNQCFVVDINGIGDGGNGRSLFVAPTGDVLYQAGSNEELLPIEIDLDRVRRSREVGLKGLGQPLKSFRDRAVDFEVYQRGSPTAEYLNTLGTLEKMARGSRAGIAFGEHQPEPMPPLPSQPATPAPPAAPDTLTQPPVPGSTP; from the coding sequence ATGCGCCCCTATGCCATCGCTGGCCTGCAATTGAACGTCTCGGGCCGTCGCTCGAACCTCGACCACATCTCCGACCGCATCGAGATGGTCATGCACCTGTACCCGTGGGTGCAGATGGTCATCGTGAGCGAGCTGGCCACCTTCGGCGGGTGGACGGGCCACGCCACGCCATTGCCAGGCGACGTCGAGCAGCACTACCAGAAGCTGGCCGCCCGCCACGGCATCTGGCTGCTGCCGGGTTCGCTCTACGAGAAGACCGACACGGGCATCTACAACACCACACCGGTGATCAACCCCGCGGGCGAGGTCATCGCGCGGTATCGCAAGATGTTCCCCTTCATGCCCTACGAGACAGGTGTGGAGTGGGGCACCGAGTTCTGCGTGTTCGACGTGCCCGAGGTCGGCCGCTTCGGCGTGAGCATCTGCTACGACATGTGGTTCCCCGAGACCACGCGCACGCTGGCGGCGATGGGCGCCGAGGTCATCCTGCACCCCACGCTGACGCCCACGATGGACCGCGACGTGGAGTTGTCGATCGTGCGCGCGACGGCGGCGATGAACCAGTGCTTCGTAGTCGACATCAACGGCATCGGCGACGGCGGCAACGGCCGCTCGCTGTTCGTGGCACCCACTGGCGACGTGCTGTACCAAGCCGGCAGCAACGAGGAACTGCTGCCCATCGAGATCGACCTTGACCGCGTTCGGCGATCGCGTGAGGTCGGGCTCAAGGGGCTCGGCCAGCCGCTCAAGAGCTTCCGCGATCGGGCCGTCGACTTCGAGGTGTACCAGCGGGGCAGCCCGACCGCCGAATACCTCAACACGCTGGGCACGCTCGAAAAGATGGCGCGGGGCAGCCGGGCCGGCATCGCGTTTGGCGAGCACCAGCCCGAGCCCATGCCCCCGCTGCCGAGCCAGCCGGCCACGCCTGCGCCTCCGGCCGCGCCCGATACGTTGACGCAGCCGCCCGTGCCGGGATCCACGCCATGA